Proteins from a genomic interval of Helicoverpa zea isolate HzStark_Cry1AcR chromosome 31, ilHelZeax1.1, whole genome shotgun sequence:
- the LOC124644936 gene encoding putative serine protease K12H4.7, whose product MQLHFSITCMILIISNVACGSKHFRIGRSKGGNLGGPGGYGGEQLPPAQWFIQKLDHSSPSDLRTWKQRYFVNDSFYDFNNQGPVFLMIGGEGPADARWMVKGAWIDYAKKFNALCINLEHRYYGESHPTEDISIKNLQYLSSYQALADLANFINAMNNKYRLRNDVRWIAFGGSYPGSLAAWLRLKYPHLVYAAVSSSGPLLAKVNFMEYYEVVVDALREKTGGEDCVNELKMAHNQITTMMKTHPSVVEKEFRVCKSFESASANDIKNFYNSIADDFADLVQYNEDNRISADTKYRNLTINTVCNMLTSPGSEPAYKKLAAFNSIILDKSNQTCLDYSYDNMIKELRNMSWGSEGARQWMYQTCTEFGFYQTSSGEIEVFGNDFTLDFFIQQCEDIFGRKYNADFVAASADWTNSNYGALDISVSRVVFVHGSVDPWHALGITETLDNGAPAIYIKGTAHCANMYPPSENDSSNLIEARVEIEQYLAGWIGQP is encoded by the exons ATGCAGTTACATTTTTCAATTACATGCATGATATTAATTATAAGCAATGTGGCCTGTGGAAGCAAACATTTTCGCATTGGTAGAAGCAAAGGAGGCAATCTAGGGGGACCAGGGGGCTACGGTGGCGAACAACTACCTCCAGCTCAGTGGTTCATACAAAAGTTGGATCATTCTAGCCCGTCAGATTTAAGAACCTGGAAGCAG cgCTACTTTGTAAATGATAGTTTCTATGACTTCAACAACCAGGGGCCTGTATTTCTTATGATTGGTGGTGAAGGACCAGCTGATGCTAGATGGATGGTCAAAGGGGCTTGGATTGATTATGCGAAAAAATTTAATGCTCTTTGTATCAATCTAGAACATCGGTATTATGGAGAGAGTCATCCAACAGA agaTATAAGCATCAAAAACCTTCAGTACCTGTCATCTTACCAAGCTCTTGCAGACCTGGCAAATTTCATCAATGCTATGAACAACAAATATAGACTAAGGAATGATGTCCGCTGGATAGCGTTTGGCGGCTCCTACCCTGGTTCATTAGCAGCATGGCTACGACTTAAGTATCCACATCTGGTATATGCTGCAGTGTCTTCTAGTGGTCCATTATTGGCAAAAGTTAACTTCATGG AGTACTATGAGGTGGTTGTTGATGCACTGCGAGAAAAAACTGGTGGTGAAGATTGTGTCAATGAACTCAAAATGGCACATAATCAAATAACAACTATGATGAAAACTCATCCTAGTGTTGTGGAGAAGGAATTCAG GGTTTGCAAATCTTTTGAAAGTGCTTCAGCAAATGATATCAAGAATTTCTACAACTCCATCGCAGATGACTTTGCTGATTTAGTCCAGTATAATGAGGACAACAGGATTAGTGCAGATACTAAATACAGAAATTTAACTATCAACACT GTGTGCAACATGTTAACGTCTCCTGGGTCTGAACCAGCATACAAGAAGCTTGCAGCCTTCAACTCTATTATATTGGACAAAAGCAATCAAACCTGTTTGGACTACAGCTATGATAACATGATCAAAGAATTGAGGAACATGTCTTGGGGCTCAGAAGGAG CTCGTCAATGGATGTATCAGACATGCACTGAATTTGGATTCTATCAGACTTCTTCTGGGGAAATTGAAGTATTTGGAAATGATTTCACACTCGATTTCTTTATCCAACAATGTGAAGATATTTTCGGAAGAAA GTATAATGCAGATTTTGTTGCTGCATCTGCTGATTGGACAAATAGCAACTATGGAGCCCTTGACATCTCGGTGTCTAGAGTAGTATTTGTTCATGGCTCCGTTGATCCTTGGCATGCACTAGGAATCACAGAGACACTAGACAATGGTGCACCAgctatttatataaaag GAACTGCCCACTGTGCAAACATGTACCCACCAAGTGAGAATGATTCAAGCAATCTGATTGAAGCTCGAGTTGAGATTGAGCAGTACCTAGCTGGTTGGATAGGACAGCCTTAA